A stretch of the Vitis riparia cultivar Riparia Gloire de Montpellier isolate 1030 chromosome 13, EGFV_Vit.rip_1.0, whole genome shotgun sequence genome encodes the following:
- the LOC117928732 gene encoding protein DETOXIFICATION 53-like isoform X2, with the protein MVIEELIALGQIACPMVITGLLLYSKSIISMLFLGHLGDVELAGGSLSIAFANITGYSVLKGLAMGMEPICCQAFGAKKWVVLSQTHSRTVGLLSLAVIPICVSWLNMEPILLWSGQEPSITSVARVFLTYSIPELLSQVHLNPLKIFLRTQGLTKPLTMSATCAMILHLPINYFLVVYLNMGVKGVALASGFYSVNVNLGLLLYLLVSKTAIKPWNGVAFITYFQGWQPLLSLALPSVCSVCLEWWWYEVMLLLCGLLSNPKASVAAMGVLIQTTGLLYVFPNSLSMSLSNRIGHELGADQPARAKRATIVGLTVAVICGLLACIFTTVVRNVWGKLYSSDQQILNLTSVALPIVGLCELGNNLQTASYGILTGSARPNMGAYINFGSFYLVGLPVAALLCFRLELEFVGLWLGLAAAQASCTCMMVYTLLRTDWREQAKRAKELTQATEAGKNDLEENLLC; encoded by the exons ATG GTGATAGAGGAGCTAATAGCACTGGGACAAATTGCATGCCCGATGGTCATAACAGGCCTGCTGTTGTACTCCAAGTCCATCATCTCTATGTTGTTCTTGGGGCACCTGGGCGATGTCGAATTAGCCGGGGGCTCACTCTCCATTGCTTTTGCAAACATCACAGGGTACTCAGTCCTCAAGGGGCTCGCCATGGGGATGGAGCCAATCTGTTGTCAAGCTTTTGGTGCAAAGAAATGGGTGGTCCTCAGTCAGACTCATAGCAGGACTGTAGGTCTCCTCTCCCTTGCAGTCATTCCAATCTGTGTGTCGTGGCTGAATATGGAGCCCATCCTTTTGTGGTCAGGCCAGGAGCCAAGCATTACATCAGTGGCGAGGGTCTTTCTCACATACTCCATCCCTGAACTGTTATCTCAAGTTCACCTAAATCCattgaaaattttcctaaggACCCAAGGTTTAACCAAACCCCTTACAATGTCTGCAACTTGTGCCATGATTCTACACCTTCCAATCAATTACTTCCTGGTGGTGTATCTGAACATGGGGGTGAAAGGAGTCGCCCTCGCCTCGGGTTTTTACTCTGTAAATGTAAATCTTGGTTTGCTGCTCTACCTTCTTGTATCAAAAACAGCAATCAAACCATGGAATGGGGTGGCATTCATCACTTACTTTCAAGGATGGCAACCACTTCTGTCTCTTGCATTGCCTAGTGTGTGTTCTGTGTGCCTGGAATGGTGGTGGTATGAAGTAATGCTGCTGCTGTGTGGCCTGCTCAGCAACCCAAAGGCAAGTGTGGCAGCTATGGGAGTCCTCATACAAACAACAGGGCTGCTCTATGTCTTTCCCAACTCTTTGAGCATGAGTCTGTCAAACCGCATCGGTCATGAGCTGGGGGCTGATCAGCCTGCTCGGGCTAAGAGAGCAACCATCGTCGGGCTCACCGTCGCAGTCATCTGTGGACTTCTGGCCTGCATTTTCACCACTGTAGTCAGAAATGTATGGGGGAAACTATACTCGAGTGACCAACAAATTCTGAACTTGACATCAGTAGCTCTTCCCATAGTAGGACTGTGTGAGCTGGGGAACAATCTCCAGACAGCATCCTATGGGATCTTAACAGGCTCTGCCCGGCCTAACATGGGGGCATATATTAACTTTGGCTCGTTCTACCTTGTCGGTCTGCCAGTAGCAGCTCTCCTCTGCTTCAGACTGGAGCTGGAATTCGTGGGGCTGTGGTTGGGGCTTGCTGCAGCACAGGCCTCCTGTACGTGCATGATGGTATACACCCTGCTTCGAACCGACTGGAGAGAACAAGCTAAGAGGGCCAAGGAACTGACTCAGGCCACAGAAGCAGGGAAGAATGATTTGGAAGAGAATCTCCTTTGCTGA
- the LOC117928732 gene encoding protein DETOXIFICATION 53-like isoform X1, whose translation MQVIEELIALGQIACPMVITGLLLYSKSIISMLFLGHLGDVELAGGSLSIAFANITGYSVLKGLAMGMEPICCQAFGAKKWVVLSQTHSRTVGLLSLAVIPICVSWLNMEPILLWSGQEPSITSVARVFLTYSIPELLSQVHLNPLKIFLRTQGLTKPLTMSATCAMILHLPINYFLVVYLNMGVKGVALASGFYSVNVNLGLLLYLLVSKTAIKPWNGVAFITYFQGWQPLLSLALPSVCSVCLEWWWYEVMLLLCGLLSNPKASVAAMGVLIQTTGLLYVFPNSLSMSLSNRIGHELGADQPARAKRATIVGLTVAVICGLLACIFTTVVRNVWGKLYSSDQQILNLTSVALPIVGLCELGNNLQTASYGILTGSARPNMGAYINFGSFYLVGLPVAALLCFRLELEFVGLWLGLAAAQASCTCMMVYTLLRTDWREQAKRAKELTQATEAGKNDLEENLLC comes from the coding sequence ATGCAGGTGATAGAGGAGCTAATAGCACTGGGACAAATTGCATGCCCGATGGTCATAACAGGCCTGCTGTTGTACTCCAAGTCCATCATCTCTATGTTGTTCTTGGGGCACCTGGGCGATGTCGAATTAGCCGGGGGCTCACTCTCCATTGCTTTTGCAAACATCACAGGGTACTCAGTCCTCAAGGGGCTCGCCATGGGGATGGAGCCAATCTGTTGTCAAGCTTTTGGTGCAAAGAAATGGGTGGTCCTCAGTCAGACTCATAGCAGGACTGTAGGTCTCCTCTCCCTTGCAGTCATTCCAATCTGTGTGTCGTGGCTGAATATGGAGCCCATCCTTTTGTGGTCAGGCCAGGAGCCAAGCATTACATCAGTGGCGAGGGTCTTTCTCACATACTCCATCCCTGAACTGTTATCTCAAGTTCACCTAAATCCattgaaaattttcctaaggACCCAAGGTTTAACCAAACCCCTTACAATGTCTGCAACTTGTGCCATGATTCTACACCTTCCAATCAATTACTTCCTGGTGGTGTATCTGAACATGGGGGTGAAAGGAGTCGCCCTCGCCTCGGGTTTTTACTCTGTAAATGTAAATCTTGGTTTGCTGCTCTACCTTCTTGTATCAAAAACAGCAATCAAACCATGGAATGGGGTGGCATTCATCACTTACTTTCAAGGATGGCAACCACTTCTGTCTCTTGCATTGCCTAGTGTGTGTTCTGTGTGCCTGGAATGGTGGTGGTATGAAGTAATGCTGCTGCTGTGTGGCCTGCTCAGCAACCCAAAGGCAAGTGTGGCAGCTATGGGAGTCCTCATACAAACAACAGGGCTGCTCTATGTCTTTCCCAACTCTTTGAGCATGAGTCTGTCAAACCGCATCGGTCATGAGCTGGGGGCTGATCAGCCTGCTCGGGCTAAGAGAGCAACCATCGTCGGGCTCACCGTCGCAGTCATCTGTGGACTTCTGGCCTGCATTTTCACCACTGTAGTCAGAAATGTATGGGGGAAACTATACTCGAGTGACCAACAAATTCTGAACTTGACATCAGTAGCTCTTCCCATAGTAGGACTGTGTGAGCTGGGGAACAATCTCCAGACAGCATCCTATGGGATCTTAACAGGCTCTGCCCGGCCTAACATGGGGGCATATATTAACTTTGGCTCGTTCTACCTTGTCGGTCTGCCAGTAGCAGCTCTCCTCTGCTTCAGACTGGAGCTGGAATTCGTGGGGCTGTGGTTGGGGCTTGCTGCAGCACAGGCCTCCTGTACGTGCATGATGGTATACACCCTGCTTCGAACCGACTGGAGAGAACAAGCTAAGAGGGCCAAGGAACTGACTCAGGCCACAGAAGCAGGGAAGAATGATTTGGAAGAGAATCTCCTTTGCTGA